Proteins encoded together in one Phyllobacterium zundukense window:
- a CDS encoding AAA family ATPase — protein sequence MRAEIERARARRSRGASVPIAFGAPRGNLEGLLELREPRYKLKDVVLNARLAQRMADIILQQRKRDWLREHGKVPSRRLLFVGPPGSGKTMSAEAFAGELHLPLFVIRLEGLITRFMGDTAAKLRLVFDETARRRGVYLFDEFDAVGGHRTSTNDVAEMRRVLNSFLQFMEEENATDSLIICATNHPSLLDRALLRRYDQVLEFEPPTQTQIKEIITSNLKPMKTSRLAWKKILEAAENLSQSELVRAADDAVKSAILDERKVVLTDDLLMRLDERREMRIAFRDVATS from the coding sequence ATGCGTGCGGAGATCGAGCGCGCCCGGGCACGTAGATCGCGCGGCGCATCTGTACCGATCGCTTTTGGCGCGCCCCGTGGCAACCTTGAGGGTCTTCTTGAACTGCGGGAACCGCGTTACAAGCTCAAGGATGTCGTTTTGAATGCACGGCTGGCTCAGCGCATGGCTGACATTATACTTCAGCAGCGCAAGCGTGACTGGCTGCGCGAGCATGGCAAGGTACCAAGCCGTCGTCTCCTCTTTGTTGGCCCACCGGGATCCGGTAAGACAATGTCGGCCGAGGCCTTTGCTGGCGAGTTGCATTTACCGCTATTTGTCATTCGCCTCGAAGGACTTATCACACGTTTCATGGGTGACACCGCCGCTAAACTGCGTCTCGTTTTTGATGAGACTGCGAGACGTCGCGGTGTTTACTTGTTCGATGAGTTCGATGCTGTGGGCGGACACCGGACTTCGACAAACGATGTGGCGGAGATGCGCCGCGTGCTGAATTCCTTCCTGCAATTCATGGAGGAGGAAAATGCCACCGATAGCCTGATCATCTGTGCGACCAATCATCCCTCGTTGTTGGATCGTGCGTTATTGCGCAGATACGATCAGGTGCTGGAGTTCGAGCCACCGACGCAAACTCAGATCAAAGAGATCATCACGAGCAATCTGAAGCCGATGAAAACTTCGCGATTAGCTTGGAAGAAGATTCTTGAGGCTGCGGAGAACCTGAGCCAGTCCGAACTTGTTCGTGCGGCTGATGATGCGGTAAAGTCTGCCATTCTGGACGAACGCAAAGTCGTTTTGACTGACGACCTGCTAATGCGCCTTGATGAGCGGCGCGAGATGCGCATCGCATTTCGCGACGTGGCGACTTCATAG
- a CDS encoding reverse transcriptase domain-containing protein, producing the protein MPFLICSARLSTMPVMFENFLYSYWKNGKPIYAPNPFGEKLGIDIKRQVNKAYKFDSFIYHFKDGSHVVALHKHRANNFFCRIDIARFFYNVQRNRLKRVLKDIGIFRAEYYAKWSTVKNPFAGGGYVIPYGFVQSPILATLVLARSAIGDYLRGLDPTITVSVYMDDICLSGNDEAALQVAFDGLLAAAHVAGFELNDDKTRPPAPQIDIFNCTLENGKTEVLPERIDKFYAEFRTGAGEASFETYCDIVKSHTWRIGARKRRRRLHFMSKRKAALVAATAPVVPPPAPEAT; encoded by the coding sequence ATGCCGTTTTTGATCTGCTCAGCAAGGTTGTCAACTATGCCCGTAATGTTCGAAAACTTTCTTTATTCTTATTGGAAAAACGGCAAGCCAATATATGCCCCTAATCCCTTCGGGGAAAAGCTTGGTATCGATATCAAGCGTCAGGTCAACAAGGCTTACAAGTTCGACAGCTTTATCTACCATTTCAAGGACGGCTCTCACGTCGTCGCGCTCCATAAGCACCGAGCCAACAATTTCTTCTGTCGCATCGACATCGCTCGCTTTTTCTACAACGTCCAGCGCAACCGGCTGAAACGCGTCCTCAAGGACATCGGTATCTTCCGTGCCGAATATTATGCGAAGTGGTCCACCGTGAAAAACCCGTTCGCGGGTGGCGGCTATGTCATACCTTACGGATTTGTGCAGTCGCCCATCTTGGCAACGCTCGTTCTGGCGAGGTCTGCTATTGGCGATTACCTGCGTGGCCTCGATCCCACGATTACCGTTTCCGTCTATATGGACGATATATGCCTGTCGGGAAACGATGAAGCCGCGCTGCAGGTCGCGTTCGATGGCCTGCTGGCGGCGGCGCACGTGGCAGGATTTGAGCTGAACGACGACAAGACACGTCCTCCGGCCCCGCAGATCGACATTTTCAATTGCACCCTTGAGAACGGCAAGACCGAAGTGCTACCCGAGCGCATTGACAAATTTTATGCTGAGTTCAGAACGGGCGCTGGTGAAGCATCATTTGAAACCTACTGCGATATCGTGAAATCGCACACATGGCGCATTGGTGCCCGCAAGAGGCGTCGGCGCTTGCATTTCATGTCTAAGCGGAAAGCAGCACTTGTTGCAGCCACTGCTCCAGTCGTTCCCCCTCCGGCGCCGGAAGCTACTTGA
- a CDS encoding DUF3768 domain-containing protein, with product MKIDYYGLDNRLHSDDPANPKLKWRVLTGVFADEYSLGRDSIKRLLAQG from the coding sequence TTGAAGATCGATTACTACGGTCTCGACAATAGGCTACATAGTGACGATCCCGCCAACCCCAAGCTGAAGTGGAGAGTTCTTACCGGAGTTTTCGCTGACGAGTATTCGCTTGGTCGCGATTCGATCAAGCGGCTGCTCGCTCAAGGGTAG
- a CDS encoding PIN domain-containing protein — translation MDTIPLFVDSNAFIQLRDLKDIPWSKVFPAAKRIDLVVTPPVIKELEGMKTGPNERRRDRARAALALVDHAMEEEGSSIKLRPDRPEVWLKVAHRVKVDWDQFDHLDRMKTDDELVVLAALHGSGATLFTHDRGPRISARTLGIPTLKPENDWLLPPEKSDKDRKIEQLERAARERHPSILLTVGKDAQDGRIEMPLLRVPPLNPAEIQLKVESVLRENPKANVRGSSASDFLTISSIGGITDNDVHNYHRQYDRYEQDLNKYFERLHVVVGLASRMTTISYTVKNDSGVTAPGLRIEYSILGDGFLKADAEDAYEIVSRLCPFPRPPKPPMPRSLFNHPFRPALTFPRADERDPVGFYWVDRPGSSDKRGALQCQDFRARRLWEDEIFVVFPKGTKNGSIRLDVQASNLPAPVSSSVAYELVERDSNWDDPIVMETLRRALVLESEDD, via the coding sequence ATGGATACGATTCCCCTATTTGTAGACTCCAACGCTTTTATTCAGTTGAGAGACCTCAAGGACATACCTTGGTCCAAGGTCTTCCCAGCTGCGAAGAGAATTGACCTCGTTGTCACGCCGCCAGTTATCAAGGAACTGGAGGGCATGAAAACCGGTCCGAACGAACGTCGGCGCGATCGGGCGCGAGCCGCGCTGGCGCTTGTCGATCACGCGATGGAAGAAGAAGGGTCGTCTATCAAGTTGCGTCCGGACCGGCCGGAAGTCTGGCTGAAAGTGGCCCACCGCGTGAAAGTCGATTGGGACCAGTTCGACCATCTCGATCGGATGAAAACCGACGACGAACTGGTTGTGCTCGCCGCATTGCACGGTAGCGGCGCTACGCTATTTACCCACGACCGCGGCCCTCGGATCAGTGCTCGGACGCTCGGAATACCGACCCTGAAACCGGAAAACGACTGGCTCCTTCCTCCGGAAAAATCTGACAAGGATCGCAAGATCGAACAACTCGAACGGGCAGCGCGGGAGCGTCATCCGTCCATTCTGTTAACCGTCGGCAAGGATGCGCAAGATGGGAGGATCGAAATGCCCTTGTTGCGCGTACCGCCACTGAATCCAGCCGAAATCCAGCTAAAGGTCGAGAGCGTTCTTAGAGAGAACCCGAAAGCCAACGTACGCGGTTCCTCTGCGAGCGATTTTCTCACCATAAGCTCTATTGGTGGCATCACCGACAACGATGTGCACAACTATCACCGGCAGTATGATAGGTACGAGCAAGACCTGAACAAATACTTCGAACGGCTGCATGTCGTAGTTGGTTTGGCAAGCCGAATGACGACAATTTCCTACACCGTGAAGAACGACAGCGGTGTGACGGCGCCTGGCCTGCGGATCGAGTATAGCATCTTGGGCGACGGATTCTTAAAGGCGGATGCAGAGGACGCTTATGAGATTGTATCGCGCCTATGTCCGTTTCCTAGACCTCCAAAGCCGCCAATGCCCCGCAGTTTGTTCAACCATCCGTTCCGGCCTGCGCTCACTTTTCCACGAGCGGACGAACGTGACCCGGTCGGATTCTATTGGGTCGACCGCCCGGGTTCTTCCGACAAGCGCGGTGCACTGCAATGCCAAGATTTTCGAGCACGCCGCTTGTGGGAGGACGAAATTTTCGTTGTCTTCCCGAAGGGCACAAAAAACGGCTCGATCCGCTTGGATGTGCAGGCCAGTAACCTACCGGCTCCTGTCAGCTCGTCAGTCGCCTATGAACTCGTCGAACGAGATTCTAATTGGGATGATCCGATCGTCATGGAGACATTGCGAAGAGCGCTTGTCTTAGAGTCAGAAGACGACTAG
- a CDS encoding GFA family protein → MKRKASKHVGTCRCGQLRAECEGDPVRVSVCHCLDCQKRSGSAFAAQARWPDERVRVIGKAKTWTRVADSGHRVIYRFCPNCGSTVAYVIEGWPGVTAVPLGAFADLQFPAPKFSVYEHRKHSWTAVLGDDIEHSATPSAKRAPGASLRKLSE, encoded by the coding sequence ATGAAGAGGAAAGCATCGAAGCACGTGGGTACTTGTAGATGCGGTCAGCTTCGAGCCGAGTGCGAGGGCGATCCGGTGCGAGTTTCGGTCTGCCATTGTCTCGACTGTCAGAAGCGGAGCGGGAGCGCCTTCGCGGCACAGGCGCGTTGGCCTGATGAAAGGGTTCGGGTAATCGGTAAAGCAAAGACTTGGACGCGTGTGGCCGACAGCGGACATCGAGTAATTTATCGCTTCTGTCCGAATTGCGGTTCGACAGTCGCTTATGTGATTGAAGGCTGGCCTGGTGTCACGGCGGTGCCGCTCGGTGCGTTTGCCGATCTGCAGTTCCCGGCGCCGAAATTTTCCGTCTACGAACATCGGAAGCACAGCTGGACAGCCGTGCTAGGTGACGACATAGAACACTCCGCAACACCCAGCGCCAAGCGCGCGCCTGGAGCAAGCTTGCGCAAGCTGAGTGAATGA
- a CDS encoding mandelate racemase/muconate lactonizing enzyme family protein — protein MPTIKSIETLIVQLPTRREHKWAGLTEVIGRYVLVKMIDSDGRVGWGEAPALKDWGGEFGRYFGESAKITRTVIDTYLAPAVIGLDLGNFVELHARMDAIIRGYPYSKAAVEFAAYDLTGRWLNVPVHTLLGGKARDRVPVTHSIGLISIEEARAEVAKLVREGVKTIKVKIGVDPVRDVAMVDAVREVAGDAVEICVDANEGYKTPGEAIQIVRKMEKNGLKYVEQPVMGIERIAEVGRRIDAPVMADESAWNAHDAIQIIQNGGIQIISIYTTKAGGLYKAMEVGAVCRAAGIICNVNGSIETGVGNLANVQLAAASPAVTLSCVIPVSTPAVEQHGQVGGIYYTDDLLVAPMHFVDGAIIVPSGPGMGIDVDLAKIEKYRVRD, from the coding sequence GTGCCAACGATCAAATCCATCGAAACATTGATTGTCCAACTGCCCACGCGGCGCGAACACAAATGGGCAGGACTGACCGAGGTCATCGGCCGCTATGTCTTGGTCAAGATGATCGACAGCGACGGCCGGGTTGGTTGGGGCGAGGCGCCGGCGCTCAAGGACTGGGGCGGCGAGTTCGGCCGCTATTTCGGCGAATCTGCGAAGATCACGCGCACCGTCATCGACACCTATCTCGCGCCGGCCGTAATCGGACTAGACCTTGGCAACTTCGTGGAGTTGCACGCCCGCATGGACGCGATCATCCGCGGATATCCCTATTCCAAGGCAGCGGTTGAGTTTGCAGCATATGATCTTACCGGTCGTTGGCTGAACGTTCCCGTTCATACTCTGCTTGGCGGCAAAGCGCGGGACCGAGTGCCTGTCACCCATTCCATTGGTCTGATCTCAATCGAAGAGGCGCGCGCAGAGGTCGCCAAGCTGGTTCGGGAAGGCGTCAAAACGATCAAGGTTAAGATTGGCGTCGATCCGGTGCGCGACGTGGCCATGGTCGATGCCGTCCGCGAAGTAGCCGGCGATGCCGTCGAGATCTGCGTTGATGCCAACGAGGGCTACAAAACGCCGGGCGAGGCGATTCAGATCGTGCGCAAGATGGAGAAGAACGGGCTCAAATATGTGGAGCAGCCGGTGATGGGCATCGAGCGGATCGCTGAAGTGGGGCGGCGTATCGATGCACCCGTCATGGCGGACGAGTCGGCCTGGAACGCCCATGATGCCATCCAGATCATCCAGAATGGCGGCATCCAGATTATCTCGATCTATACGACCAAAGCAGGTGGTCTCTACAAAGCGATGGAAGTTGGTGCTGTGTGCCGAGCCGCTGGCATCATCTGCAACGTCAACGGATCAATCGAGACCGGCGTCGGTAACCTTGCCAATGTCCAGCTCGCCGCGGCATCGCCGGCGGTAACGTTATCATGCGTCATCCCTGTATCGACGCCGGCAGTGGAGCAGCATGGCCAGGTCGGGGGTATTTATTACACGGACGACCTTTTGGTCGCACCAATGCATTTCGTCGATGGTGCGATCATTGTACCGTCAGGGCCCGGCATGGGCATCGATGTCGACCTGGCAAAGATCGAGAAATACCGCGTGCGCGATTGA
- a CDS encoding M24 family metallopeptidase, whose protein sequence is MRAEIVTKQVKAMAEHGLDAIICSSPENFAYTTGLVVPSQPLIRHRHAMTIVTADGRTAIFGVDMEASTIKRRLPDVPSRIWAEFSDDPMLVLADQLSSLGLAKARIGLEMDYLPAGDFARLIAAVPGARFEHAEPILARLRQIKTVEEIALLRKLSRIADQAITDALAVVDAGDSEMEIAGHLTRNVYSLGAEHFKLLIVATGERSVLPNVGPSARVLKRGDVCRVEIFSVLNGYQAGVCRTAVVGEAPPMADRIWSHLVECKYDIMEKVKPGASCREIYDAFIAKLAKLNLPPISFVGHGIGLHLHEDPYLGVTPVLGKPGSDAPLEENMVLGFEPLCYNTGYGFGMQNKDMLLVTSNGSELLSDFANTDKLIVCGTARQGMQTQAVA, encoded by the coding sequence ATGCGGGCAGAAATCGTTACAAAACAAGTCAAGGCAATGGCAGAACATGGGCTCGATGCCATCATTTGCTCGTCGCCCGAGAATTTCGCCTACACAACGGGTTTGGTGGTTCCGTCGCAGCCGCTGATCCGCCATCGCCACGCGATGACCATTGTCACCGCCGATGGACGCACCGCCATCTTCGGCGTCGACATGGAAGCCTCGACCATTAAGCGGCGCTTGCCTGACGTTCCGTCGCGTATCTGGGCCGAGTTTTCCGACGATCCGATGCTGGTGCTCGCCGACCAGCTCTCCAGTCTTGGCCTCGCCAAGGCACGCATCGGCCTTGAGATGGACTACCTACCAGCGGGCGACTTTGCCCGCCTGATTGCAGCAGTGCCCGGTGCCAGGTTCGAGCATGCAGAACCAATCCTTGCACGACTGCGCCAAATCAAGACGGTCGAGGAGATCGCACTGCTCCGCAAGCTGTCACGAATTGCCGATCAGGCCATCACCGACGCGCTGGCCGTGGTGGACGCCGGGGATTCCGAGATGGAGATCGCCGGTCACTTGACCCGTAACGTCTATTCACTTGGCGCTGAGCATTTCAAGCTGCTTATCGTCGCCACCGGCGAACGCAGCGTCCTGCCGAATGTCGGGCCGTCCGCCCGCGTCCTCAAGCGTGGCGATGTCTGCCGTGTCGAGATTTTCTCCGTCCTAAACGGCTATCAGGCCGGCGTCTGCCGTACAGCTGTCGTCGGCGAGGCACCGCCCATGGCCGACAGGATCTGGTCCCATCTCGTCGAGTGCAAATACGATATCATGGAGAAGGTGAAGCCGGGCGCCAGCTGCCGCGAGATCTACGACGCGTTCATTGCCAAGCTCGCCAAACTCAACCTGCCGCCCATCTCCTTCGTCGGCCATGGCATTGGCCTGCATCTGCATGAGGACCCATACCTCGGCGTCACGCCGGTGCTTGGCAAACCAGGCAGCGATGCGCCACTGGAGGAGAATATGGTTCTGGGCTTCGAGCCGCTCTGCTACAACACCGGCTACGGCTTTGGCATGCAGAACAAGGATATGCTGCTGGTGACATCGAATGGCTCGGAACTCCTGTCCGACTTTGCCAACACTGACAAGCTGATCGTTTGCGGCACGGCCAGACAGGGCATGCAGACCCAGGCGGTGGCCTAG